AGTGTATTAGCTGCCAATCTTGTAGAAAATAAGGATAAAGTACTGGTCTTCTTCTAACGTTCAAGGGATGATAAGAAACAAAGGTGGGATAATTTTTGACTAGATGAGGGAAGCCTCTCAGTTCTTTGACACTAATAGTTGCGTCTTGAAAAAAAGCTTGGGAGGCTACAGTGCCCAAGCAAAAGATGACCGTGGGTTGAGTGGTTTTTAATTGGCTGGTGAGATATTTTAGGCAGGTTTGGCGGGCTTGAGGTTTATTATATTTTTTGCGGGGTCGGCATTTAAGAATATAAGTAACATAAAGTTGGTCTAAGGAGAGACCTGCTTCTCGGGCACCCTGTAAAAGAGTTTGCCGTGTACCACATAAAAAAGGTGTTCCTGTTTTATCTTCCCGGGCACCGGGATTATCAAGAATAACAAAAACAGGTGCCCGGGGATTACCTTCACCCCAAATGAAACGC
This genomic window from Clostridia bacterium contains:
- a CDS encoding uracil-DNA glycosylase, producing the protein MSLLLPEHKPDLKTCQACELSTHGSRFIWGEGNPRAPVFVILDNPGAREDKTGTPFLCGTRQTLLQGAREAGLSLDQLYVTYILKCRPRKKYNKPQARQTCLKYLTSQLKTTQPTVIFCLGTVASQAFFQDATISVKELRGFPHLVKNYPTFVSYHPLNVRRRPVLYPYFLQDWQLIHSFLKPM